The Meriones unguiculatus strain TT.TT164.6M chromosome 6, Bangor_MerUng_6.1, whole genome shotgun sequence genome has a window encoding:
- the LOC132654889 gene encoding spliceosome-associated protein CWC15 homolog: protein MTTAARPTFEPARGGRGKGEGDLSQLSKQYSSRDLPSHTKIKYRQTTQDAPEEVRNRDFRRELEERERAAARGKNRDCPTREHATSSSVSKKPRLDQIPAAILDADDPLTDEEDGHFEGESDDDDAAALLAELEKIKKERAEEQARKEQEQKAEEERIRMENILSGNPLLNLTGPSQPQANFKVKRRWYDDAVFKNCAKGVGDQKKDKRFVNDSLRSKFHKKFMEKYVK from the coding sequence ATGACAACAGCAGCGAGACCAACTTTTGAACCTGCAAGaggtggaagaggaaaaggagaaggggatTTGAGCCAGCTGTCAAAGCAGTATTCAAGCAGAGACCTTCCCTCCCATACAAAGATAAAATACAGACAAACTACACAGGATGCCCCCGAAGAGGTTCGGAACCGTGACTTCAGGAGAGagttggaagagagagagagagctgctgcAAGGGGAAAGAATAGGGACTGTCCAACCCGAGAACATGCGACTTCCTCTTCAGTGTCAAAGAAGCCCCGCTTAGACCAAATCCCTGCTGCCATCCTTGATGCCGATGATCCTCTCACTGATGAGGAAGATGGGCATTTCGAAGGGGAGAGTGATGACGATGATGCTGCTGCTCTTCTTGCAGAGCTGGAAAAAATCAAGAAGGAAAGAGCTGAAGAGCAGGCCAGGAaggaacaagaacaaaaagcagaggaagagagaattcGCATGGAAAACATTCTGAGTGGAAACCCTCTCCTTAATCTCACTGGCCCATCCCAGCCTCAGGCCAACTTCAAGGTTAAAAGAAGGTGGTACGACGACGCTGTTTTTAAGAACTGTGCAAAAGGTGTAGGTGAtcagaagaaagacaaaagattTGTAAACGATTCACTGCGATCTAAATTTCACAAAAAGTTCATGGAGAAATATGTTAAGTAG
- the LOC132654776 gene encoding LOW QUALITY PROTEIN: cell division cycle 5-like protein (The sequence of the model RefSeq protein was modified relative to this genomic sequence to represent the inferred CDS: inserted 2 bases in 1 codon), whose product MTKTFWKKVRKLGRASVFARQTAEESRITNSASSTVLSEYNVTNNSITLRTPQTTGSQDRILQEAQNLMALTNVDTPLKGGLNTLLHKSDFSGVTPQHQVVQTPNKVLSTPFRTSSNGAKGLTPWSGTTPKPVTNATPDRTPLRDKLNINPEDGMADYSDPSFVKQMEGESREHLRLGLLGLPAPKNDFEIVLPENAEKELEEHEIDDTYIEDAADVDAQEQVIRDDEHVKEMKRMHKAVQKDLPRPSEVNETILRPLSVEPPLTDLQKSEELIKKEMITMLHYDLLHHPYEPSGNKKGKHVRFATNYAEHITYLEHSPYGKFSKEELKKAQDVLIQEMEVVKQGMSHGELSSEAYNQVWEECYSQVLYLPDQSRYTRANLASKKDRIESLEKRLEINRGHMTTEAKRAAKMEKKLKILLGGYQSRAMGLMNQLNDLWDQIEQAHLELRTFEELKKHEDSAIPHRLECLKEDVQRQQERQKELEQRYADLLVEKXTLQAKF is encoded by the exons ATGACAA AAACATTTTGGAAGAAGGTGAGAAAGCTAGgaaga GCCAGTGTGTTTGCACGGCAGACTGCAGAGGAGTCTAGAATCACAAATTCTGCTTCCAGCACTGTCCTGTCTGAGTACAATGTCACAAACAACAGCATCACTCTGAGAACACCACAAACCACAGGCTCCCAAGACAGGATTCTGCAGGAAGCTCAGAACCTCATGGCCTTGACCAATGTGGACACTCCACTGAAAGGTGGGCTTAATACTCTACTGCACAAGAGTGACTTCTCTGGAGTGACCCCACAGCATCAGGTTGTGCAGACTCCAAATAAGGTTCTGTCTACTCCTTTCAGGACTTCTTCTAATGGAGCTAAAGGGCTGACTCCCTGGAGTGGAACAACCCCCAAACCAGTCACTAatgccaccccagacagaacacCACTGAGAGACAAATTAAACATTAATCCAGAGGATGGAATGGCAGACTATAGTGACCCCTCTTTTGTGAAGCAGATGGAAGGAGAATCTCGTGAACATCTCCGTCTAGGGTTGTTGGGCCTCCCTGCGCCTAAGAATGATTTTGAAATTGTTCTACCAGAAAATGCTGAGAAGGAgctggaagaacatgaaatagacGACACCTACATCGAAGATGCTGCTGATGTGGATGCTCAAGAGCAGGTAATACGAGATGATGAGCATGTAAAGGAAATGAAACGAATGCACAAAGCTGTTCAGAAGGATCTACCAAGACCATCTGAAGTAAATGAAACTATTTTAAGACCTTTAAGTGTAGAACCACCTCTAACAGATTTACAGAAAAGCGAAGAACTGATCAAAAAAGAAATGATTACGATGCTTCATTATGACCTTCTACATCACCCCTATGAGCCATCtggaaataaaaagggaaaacatGTTAGATTTGCTACCAACTATGCAGAGCACATTACCTATCTGGAGCATAGCCCTTATGGGAAGTTCTCCAAAGAAGAACTGAAAAAGGCCCAGGATGTTCtgatacaagagatggaagtggTAAAACAAGGAATGAGTCATGGAGAACTCTCCAGTGAAGCTTACAACCAGGTGTGGGAAGAATGCTACAGTCAAGTCCTATATCTTCCTGATCAGAGCCGCTATACAAGGGCTAATCTTGCTAGCAAAAAGGACAGAATTGAATCACTTGAAAAGAGACTTGAGATAAACAGGGGTCACATGACAACAGAAGCCAAGAGAGCTGCAAAGATGGaaaagaagttgaaaattttGCTTGGTGGTTACCAGTCTCGTGCTATGGGGCTCATGAACCAGTTGAATGACTTATGGGACCAAATTGAGCAGGCTCACTTGGAGCTACGCACTtttgaagaactcaagaaacatgAAGACTCTGCTATTCCCCACAGGCTGGAGTGTCTAAAAGAAGATGTGCAGCGACAACAGGAACGACAGAAGGAGCTTGAGCAGAGATATGCTGATTTACTGGTGGAGAA GACTTTACAGGCAAAGTTCTGA